The following are from one region of the Rhipicephalus microplus isolate Deutch F79 chromosome 1, USDA_Rmic, whole genome shotgun sequence genome:
- the LOC119165496 gene encoding uncharacterized protein LOC119165496 yields the protein MAPFHLLDQPIPSSTSAHPADLNVSPSSAPFSGQERAAAMGPVVNFFCFIVQISSLVYTWPCAASAASTNGSTSTIILIAVPAAQPDACATTAWMAPFHLLDQPIPSSTSAHPADLNVSPSSAPFSGQERAAAMGPVVNFFCFIVQVGNRPSLYSKRSSDTCLLLFPGPSVIYDNVSECFHVLKLLLCGDIESNPGPDDKVLTAIASLSAKVDSRHAELLAVLYQVQTNQSLLEQKVTNLSSRLATVETMVESYDSGHHIPDLPQAVNTVIRNETTALHSRLDELEDRSRRDNLIFFGIADNVSEGWAQSEKIITDLISQKLDLNLSNEAIQRAHRLGAYVPNKCRPIIVKFQSSKIKDNVFYQRKKFQPSKVSVSEDFSRATRQCRKKLHEFGKNSGQPYSLRVNKLYINKTVYVYCHVTDRVCELETREERNNSNIGNASPVTLPAAASLPAPAT from the coding sequence ATGGCACCGTTCCACCTTTTGGACCAGCCGATTCCTTCGTCGACGTCAGCACATCCTGCTGATTTAAACGTCAGCCCGTCGTCGGCGCCTTTCAGTGGCCAGGAAAGAGCGGCAGCTATGGGACCGGTTGTGAATTTTTTCTGCTTCATCGTGCAGATTTCGTCTCTTGTCTACACGTGGCCATGCGCTGCTTCTGCGGCGTCAACGAACGGGTCTACGTCAACGATCATCCTAATCGCTGTCCCCGCTGCTCAACCCGATGCCTGTGCTACAACCGCTTGGATGGCACCGTTCCACCTTTTGGACCAGCCGATTCCTTCGTCGACGTCAGCACATCCTGCTGATTTAAACGTCAGCCCGTCGTCGGCGCCTTTCAGTGGCCAGGAAAGAGCGGCAGCTATGGGACCGGTTGTGAATTTTTTCTGCTTCATCGTGCAGGTTGGTAACCGCCCGTCTTTGTACTCAAAGCGCTCCAGTGATACATGTCTGCTGCTCTTCCCTGGCCCAAGTGTTATATATGACAATGTCTCTGAGTGCTTTCATGTCCTCAAGTTACTTTTGTGCGGGGATATTGAATCAAACCCAGGACCGGACGATAAGGTGCTGACAGCTATTGCTAGCCTTTCAGCTAAAGTAGACTCGCGTCATGCGGAACTTCTTGCCGTACTTTACCAAGTTCAAACCAATCAATCTTTATTAGAACAGAAAGTAACCAACCTTTCTAGCAGGCTAGCGACAGTTGAGACGATGGTAGAATCATATGACTCGGGTCACCATATTCCTGATCTTCCGCAAGCAGTAAATACAGTCATAAGAAACGAAACGACTGCTCTTCATTCCCGACTTGACGAGTTGGAAGATCGCTCTCGTAGAGATAATTTGATATTTTTTGGCATTGCTGACAATGTTTCTGAAGGTTGGGCGCAGAGTGAAAAAATAATCACTGACCTTATATCTCAAAAACTTGACCTCAACCTATCAAATGAAGCAATACAGCGTGCGCATAGGCTTGGTGCCTATGTTCCCAATAAGTGCCGGCCTATTATTGTTAAATTTCAGTCGTCAAAAATAAAGGATAACGTTTTTTATCAGAGGAAGAAGTTTCAACCCTCTAAGGTGTCAGTTAGTGAAGATTTCTCGAGGGCAACACGACAATGCCGAAAAAAGTTACATGAATTTGGTAAAAACTCTGGACAGCCGTACTCGCTACGAGTAAACAAATTGTATATTAACAAGACTGTCTATGTGTATTGCCATGTTACCGACCGTGTGTGCGAACTTGAGACACGCGAGGAGCGCAACAACAGTAACATTGGTAATGCTTCCCCCGTCACTCTTCCAGCTGCTGCCAGTTTACCCGCCCCAGCAACATAG